Below is a genomic region from Rhodohalobacter sp. 614A.
CTATTGATATGGAATCCGCAACCGTAGCTACAAATGGATATCGCTATCGGATACCGTTTGCCACACTTTTATGTGTGAGTGATAAACCCCTGCATGGAAAGCCGAAATTAAGTGATACGGCTCAGACGTTTTATCAGAATTCCAAAGAGATGCACCTGGAAATCGTAATTGATGCGTTGAATATGAGCAAAGCCAACTACCCGGACGGATTGCCAAATTCAAGCATCCGGGCCATAAACGAACCGCTGATGGGTGGGCCGGAGTAGAGAATATCGAACAAGGAATGAAGAAGTCTGAAGTTGACTTCGCTATTCGTTATTCCTTGTTCATTATTCATCATTCCAAAGTTTTTCTGTAAGGAATTCACCATTTCCAGTTCATACATATAAAAAGACTTTGTGAATGGAACTGGAAGAATTTGATACCGATCAATATAAAGGGCGGGCTGTCCGGGAGATGATGCCCGATGAACAGCCGCGTGAAAAACTGCTAAAGTACGGGCCTGAAAGCCTGTCGAATGCGGAGTTACTGGCAATTCTGTTACGAACCGGCTCTAAAGGAATGAATGTAGTGGATACCTCCCGCGCACTGCTCGATCGGTTTCGTGGACTGAGAAATCTTTCCAAACAAGACTGGCAATCGCTGAAAATAATTCCGGGTATCGCTCAAGTAAAAGCATTAACGCTCGAAGCCGTATTTGAACTGGCCAGGCGAATTCAAATGGAATCTTTGGGGGATGAAGTCACAATCACCACGCCCGAAATGGCTGCGGCTTATTTTATGCCACGCCTCAGAGATTTAAAACACGAAGAGTTTTATGTAGCATTTCTCAACAATTCCAAGGTCTTAACCGGCTACAAAAAAATCAGTTCCGGCAGTTCAACAGCCACTGTTGTCGATCCCGCAGAAGTAATGCGCCAGGCAATTTTAAACCACGCCAATAGCATTCTTCTCGTTCACAATCATCCGTCCGGTTATCTGAAGGAATCGAAGGCAGATATTACTCTGACCAATCGTTTGAGTGAGGCAGGAAACATGCTTGGGGTGCCGGTTATCGATCATATTATTATTGCCGGGGATGGCTACATAAGCCTCAGAAATAAAAATATTCTTACCTGATTTCGGTTGCTTTAAAAATTCTAATCTTTCAGCTGAAAATAATCCAATTTTAATTTGTCCAAAAAGGGGCATCTGTTATATTCACAAGGGTATAAATAAATCTTTGTGCGTTATGGACTATTCGGAATTGGTGTATGCTGTTGAAAGGGGCGATATGCAGACGGCAAACAGAATGTGTGCAGAAGCTATACCAATTTTGAAAAAGTATCTCATATCTAAGGTGAATGCCAGCCCTGAGGATGCGGAAGACGCGGTTCAAAAAATGTTTGAATACGTGATTCCGAAAATTCAGAATGATGAAATCACCAGTCCATCCGGATTGCTTTCCTATATGTTGGCCGGCGCAAGGCACAGTTACTACAAAATAGTTCGCGATTTTGATTTAGATAAGTACGGAGAAATCGAAGAAGATTTGGTTTCGGAAGCCGACCAGGTTTGGAATCTCGTGAATGAAGAACAGCAAACGATTCTTTCAAGATGTATCGAGAAGTTGAAGGGGCACTACCAGGAAATGATTACTTTCCTGTTTGACCACCCGGATGCAGACTCTAATGAGATTGCAGAATATTTTGATATTTCATTGAATAATGCGTGGATACGTAAACACAGAGTAATTCAGCAGTTGAGCGATTGTGTGCAGCAATATTTCTAAGAAGATGAAAAAATATTGTAAGGAATTGGCAAAATCCGGTTCATACAT
It encodes:
- the radC gene encoding RadC family protein, which translates into the protein MELEEFDTDQYKGRAVREMMPDEQPREKLLKYGPESLSNAELLAILLRTGSKGMNVVDTSRALLDRFRGLRNLSKQDWQSLKIIPGIAQVKALTLEAVFELARRIQMESLGDEVTITTPEMAAAYFMPRLRDLKHEEFYVAFLNNSKVLTGYKKISSGSSTATVVDPAEVMRQAILNHANSILLVHNHPSGYLKESKADITLTNRLSEAGNMLGVPVIDHIIIAGDGYISLRNKNILT
- a CDS encoding RNA polymerase sigma factor; translation: MDYSELVYAVERGDMQTANRMCAEAIPILKKYLISKVNASPEDAEDAVQKMFEYVIPKIQNDEITSPSGLLSYMLAGARHSYYKIVRDFDLDKYGEIEEDLVSEADQVWNLVNEEQQTILSRCIEKLKGHYQEMITFLFDHPDADSNEIAEYFDISLNNAWIRKHRVIQQLSDCVQQYF